The Candidatus Defluviibacterium haderslevense DNA window CTATCAGTATATTAAATCTAGAGATTCGAAAAGACCAGTCAGTGTGCAATCCAATTTGAAAAGTTTTGGGGATCTTGTTTTAGTCAATTCCGAAGATAATATTTCGAATGGATCAAAACCCGTACTTTATTATCGGATGTCTTCCAATGCGGGAAATGGACTTGGTGGATTAACATTAGTTTGGGATCATATAAAAAACAATGACAATAAAGCAGGAGGATTTATTGAAGATTGGGCGGATCAAACTTTTTTTATGAAAACCAATAAAGGCAAATTGTATTTCGGCTATGGCGGAAATTTTTCAGAGACGAATTCGGATTCTTTCAGGTGTGTAAATGGCCTAATGACTTCCAATAAAACACCCAAAGCTTCGCTCAAAATTGCCAATAATTTATTTTCACCCTTTACTGTTAGTGCCATTGATTTGAATAAAGGTCTCTTTGAAATTAAAAACGATCACTTGGAAAACCATGGGGATGTATTTAATTATTTCTGGACTGTAGTCGAGAATGGTGATAAAATCAAAGAAGGTAAATTCGAAAATTTAATGATTGATGCCGGACTGAAAAAAACTGTTCGTGTGGATTACAATAGCTTTACTAGAAATCCAGGAAGTGAGTATACCATTTTGATAACCATCAATAAAAAATCATTGAATAATGGGATGTATCGTTTTGTTGTAGTGGGATTACAACAATTTATTTTGCCGAAGTCAGCAGGTAAACCCATCAATCAATCCGCTTTCCAAAAATTAAAAAGCACCGAAGAAAATAATTCAATTCACATCAGTAATAATTTGTACAGTATTAAAATCGATAAAAACAAGGGCTTGATTTCATCCTGGATTTGTAAAAATAAAGAACTGCTTGTCACTCCGATTAAACCAAATTTCTATAGAGCACCAACTGATAATGATATTTATCTCAATCAATCTAATGAAATCAATTTTTGGAAAACATTGGGAGATCAGTTGACTATAGTATCTCAATCACTGGAAACCAATCATCCCGATTATATAAATTACATCGTTAAAGCTACATTACCTGCTTCTAGTTTATTACCGATAGAATTTAGGTATCGCTTCTACCCTTCTGCAGATGTTGTCCTTGAAATGAAAATAGATCATTTGGATCAACTTAAAAACATGCCACCAAGAATTGGTTGGATATTTGAAATGCCTGCGGTTTTTGGAACTGTACAATGGTATGGCAGAGGTCCTTTGGAAAGCTATCAGGATCGCAAGCTGGGTCTAAATATTGGATTATATAAAAGCACCGCATCAGAATTTAATATTCCGGCGGTAAGACCTCAGGAAATGGGCAATAAATCAGATGTTCGGTGGCTAAGTCTAAAGACTTTTGAAGGACTCTACTTGATGGCTTTGGGGCAAAGTGAATTTGAAGCGAATGTACTTCCGTTTAATTATAACAAACTAGGAACTGGATACAGACATGGAATTGATATACTCAATGATCCGACCAATACAGTCTTATTGGATTATTATCAATGGCCTCTGGGTGATGGGTATTCTAATAAGTCCCATCCTCCAAGCTCCAAATCGATCCATTTCACCATACGATTAACCAGTCAGGATGAGTCCCAAAGTAGTATTCCGTCTCATTTTACAGAAAGCTTATTAACCAATTAATTATCAAGAGTTTAATCCAATCCTTGGAATTGCATATTGCTGCCGTAACATCGAATAGTTAAGATTGCTTATCTTTGCGATTCAATAAATTGTAATTTTCGTATTACATTAAGTTAAATTTATTACTTAGTGTATACTAGAACCTAAAACATCAAAATAAATGATATTCAAGTTTAAATGGGTTTTCATCATTGCTCTCATCGCATTTATCTTATACTGCATAGCATGTATGTTTTCTCCCAAAGTGATTAATGCATCCGCAGATATCAAAATAAATTGCACGAAAGGATTTCTATTTGTAACCATGACGGATACCAAAGAGTGGCCCAAATGGGTTAGTTGGTCCAAGGAAGATCCTGCCTTAAAATATACCACCGGAAAACTCGAAATTAGCCAAGGCGCTAGTTTTTCATTCGTTGGCCCGAAATTCGGAAGTGGATCTGTTGAATTAAACGAAGCCTTTAAAGATTCCGTTTTAACTGCATTGGTTATTAATGATCAATCACCGGTTAACGTTAAAATTACTTTCCAGATCATTCCGGAAAGAAAAAATTCACTTTATTTATATGCCAAAGCTCGTTCAGTTGAACCCATTCCATTTATTAAAAGGGCACTGTGGTTTAATGCAAATGATAATCTTAAAAAACTATTGGCAAATGATTTAACTTCATTAAAATCATATTTGGAAGGAATGATTAATACCAAGTTTGGTATTGAATCAACGATCTTCAAGAAAAAAAGATATTTCGGAATTCGTTCCATAATATTTAATTCAAACATTCCTAAATTTTACGCTGAATCCTATCCTAAAATTTATGCGAAACTGGATTCATTGAATATTCCATTTACAGGACCTCCTGTGGGAATGATATTTGATTGGGAGGGCAGCTCTAATAATGTATTTATAATGGCAGCACTTCCTATAGAAGCAAATATTAAAGCCCCATTGGATTTTGAAGTCATAGATATACCTGATATCCCGTGCTTGAAATTAGAACATTTTGGAATGTACAATACCCTCAAAAAAGCACATTCCAAATTAGATTATATCATGAGCAGTTCTCAATTTGTATTACAACAACCCATCATTGAAGAATATGTAACGAGTCCTTCACAAGAACCAGATACTTCTAAGTGGTTGACCAATATATTTTACCTGTTGAACAACCAGGGCTCCTATTCAAAAGGTGTAGAAAAGAAAAAAACTATGGAGGAGATGATTCAGGAAGAAGAAGCTGAGCGTAGAGAAAAACTCAAAGCATTAAATAAATAATAATATAAAAAGAAAAATCATATTAAGTCTTTGTTTCTTATATGTTATTGGCATATATGGTCAGGATGTTTTTTCTGAAAAATCAATAAACATTGATCCAATGAAAACCTTAATGTGGACTAACAAAACGTATTTCCTGGGACATTTTGATCCCAAAATGCATCCTGATTTCGTTCAGATTGACTCGATGTATTGTTATCGTGAACTCTACATGCTCCAAGAAGCTTATCAGGCATTTGTTGAAATGGCCAAGGCCGCTTTAGCAGATTCCGTACATTTAAAAATCATTTCTGCAACTCGCAATTTCGATTATCAAAAAAGCTTGTGGGAAAATAAATGGACCGGAAAAACACTAGTCGAACAAAAAAAACTAACAATATCGCATAAGAACTTTTTCCACCGAGCTTTAAAAATTATGGAATATACAGCGCCTCCCGGATTTACCAGACATCATTGGGGCACTGATATAGATATCAATGCAGTTGAAGACGAATATTTTCAAAGCGAAGAAGGCAATATTGTTTTCGATTGGTTACAAAAAAATGCAGGCAGGTTTGGATTTTGTCAAACCTATACGGCAAAAGATCATTTAAGACCAAAAGGATATAAAGAAGAAAAATGGCATTGGTCCTATGCAAAAATAGCAGATCAGATCTGGCGCGAACAAATTGCGCAATTTGAATTAAGAGATATTAACAATTTCAAAGGAGCTGAATCGGTTAAAAAAACTAATTTTCTACATGACTTTATATTGTCAATAAACACCTGTCACTAATATGGCCCTAACGGATTCGAATCCCATTCCATTACATTCAGTTGCTCCTGAATTTCAATTAAAAAATGTCGTTACTGATCAATGGATAAGCTTGCCTAAACAGAATGAATTTAAGGCAACAGTCATTATGTTCATCTGTAACCATTGTCCTTATGTCATTCATGTTAATCCGGAATTAATTCGATTAGCTAATGATTATATTCCTAAAGGCGTTCACTTTATAGCTATCAGTTCAAATGATGTAACTCACTATCCTGATGATTCTCCTGAACTCATGCTTGTTCAAGCTAAACAATTAAATTATCCTTTTCCATATTGCTATGATGAAAGTCAAGAAGTAGCAAGAGCATATGACGCAGCATGCACACCGGATTTTTATGTGTTCAATGCTGAGTTAAAACTTGCATATCATGGAAGATTGGATGCATCCAGACCCGGAAATGATTTACCCCTAAATGGTGCTGATATACGTCATGCATTAGACGCTTTATTACTCAATGAAGCACCTTCAGAAATACAATACCCAAGTATGGGTTGCAATATAAAATGGAAAAAATAAGCTTCTGCCAAACTCATTTCTAATATGAATCACATTAAACATCTGCTATTTGATTTTGGAAATGTTCTGCTCAATTTAGATGAGCACAGAACCTGGCAAGGGCTGGAAGAAATATTAGATCCCAAACTTTGTGAAGATATCAACGAACAAGTTTTTTTTCCTTTCGAATGTGGCCTCATTTCTGAAGATAGCTTTTTCAATAGATTACAGCGAAGATCATTACAGGTTTTACAAGGCGACGTGTATGTTAAAATATGGAATGCCATGTTGCTCGATTTACCGGAACATCGAATTCATTTTTTAGAAAAACTTAAATCTGATTACAACATTTATTTATTGAGTAATACCAACATCACCCATTTAAGATCAGTACAACATAAGATAAAACGAAACTATCCTACATTAGATTTCGAAGCTCTGTTTAATAAAATGTATTTTTCACATGATATCCATTTGAGAAAACCAGATCCAAAAATTTATGAATATGTTCTACAAGATGCATCCTTGCAACCCCATGAATGTCTTTTCATAGATGACAAAATAGAAAATATTGAAGCTGCACAAAAACTTGGAATAAATAGTTATCATCATAATTATAATGATGATATAGCTGATATTTTTGAACATATAGTAGCAAAGTTCAATGGCTAAAATATATTCTACCCGGGATGTCTTTTTAGAAAAAATGAAAAAATATTGCTCCTATCAAGAGCGTTCCCATGCTGATGTCAATAAGAAACTCTACGAATTACAATTGGATGCTGAATTGCGTGATGAAATCACTTATGAACTCATTCAGCAAAATTTTCTCAATGAAGAAAGATTTGCCAGAGCGATCGTTCGTGGCAAATTCAGAATGAATGATTGGGGCAAAATAAAAATCAAACAACAGTTAAAACAACACCACATCATCGACTCACTTATAAATGTAGCTTTAACAGAAATCAATGACGAAGACTATATCCAAAAAATAAAAATGCTCATTCAAAAAAAATATGATGCTTTAGCTCATGAACTTCCCTTCAAAAGATTTCAAAAAACAATATTATCTCTGGTACAAAAAGGATATGAACAACCACTCGTTTTTCAGATAGCCAAAAATATGAATTTGGACCATGGAAAATAGTTTTTATTCTGACTATATTTAATAAGATCAATACATCAACGTGCATCCAATTCCAATTCCCATATCGCTATCATAATGTGATGATAAAGAAAAGTATTTTGTTAAAATATATCTCCCTCCAATCATATACTCTTTGTCTGAATTAAACATAATATTCATTCGTAGTCGTTTTGAAATTGGAATATCTTCTCTTCCCAATTGAAGACGAAATTTACCTTCAAGGTCAATTCTGGCATCTGCGAGAAATAACATTGGCAAAGTATAAGTGATGCCTATAACTCCTGTCTTACGATCATTTTTATCGCTCTTTTGGCCAAATAAATTAGTATCATCATTCCCGAAAATATTGTTTTCAGAAGGATTCATTTGTTTGAAGTGATAATCAAAACCTGTATAAGCATATAGCCATTGCATTTTGCCAAAATATCTTCCTATCATGGTTTCACTTTCGTACCCGTGGCGTGCATGTAATCCCAAATGCCAAAGGGTACTTAGCTTCCATCGAGTATTTGCAATCATAGCCTCACCATCAGTGCCATTACTTTCTAAACCCATTCTTGCCATTAAATGAAATTTTCGATCATCTGCAAAAAGTTTCCGTTGAGCTAATTTAGGATTTGGAATTTCAGGGTTAGGTTCCTGATTTTCGTAAGTGAATACTCGACCCATACCACTCATCATATGGTAAAGTATATGACAATGAAAAAACCAATCACCATCTACATTGGCATTAAATTCTAAGGTATCTGTTTCCATAGGCATAATGTCAATAATATTTTTTAGCGGTGCAAAGACACCTTGACCATTGAGTAATCTGAAATCATGCCCATGTAAGTGCATTGGATGTCGCATCATTGAACCATTGTACAATATAAGTCTGATATTCTCTCCTTTTCTAATTAGGATTTTGTCTGCTTCGGATACAACCTTATTATCTAAACTCCATACATATCGATTCATGTTCCCTGAAAGCTGAAAATAAAATTCTTTGACTGGAACATTTTTTGGTAACTGGGTTTTTATAGTTGATTTTAACATTGTATAATTTAATGTGACAATGTCTGAAGTTGTGCCTGTATCTTTTTGTTTCGTATCATTTTTCATGTCGGACATTTCATGTGTCCCATTGTTCTCAGTTTTACCAGTTATTTCTGGATACATCACCACATTCATATCCATTTCATTTAATGACATTTCCATCCCCATATCATCTAATTCACCATTCATCCGCATCATATCATTCATCATCTTCATACCTTCAAAATATTTCAATTTCGGTAAAGGAGATGATAACTGCTTTTCTCCAGATCCTAAAAATAGAGATGCTGAATTCGTTCGGTCTTCTGCAGTAAATAAAAATTCATAAGATACTTTATCTTTTGGAATCGTGACAATTACATCATAAGTCTCAGATACAGCAATAATAAGTCTGTCAACTTCTACAGGTTCAACATCATTACCATCACTAGCCACAATGGTAATCTTACCTCCGCCAAAAGTCAACCAAAAATAAGTGGATGCGCCACCATTTGAAATCCTTAATCTAACTTTATCGCCAACTTTATATTCAGAAAGTTGATTACTATATTTTCCATTAATTAAGAATTTTTCATAATAAACATCGCTCACATCCATGGCATTCATACGTTTCCATTCATTGGTAACTTTTGTTTTAAAATAACCTTGATGAATAGCTTCTGAATAACTTTGGGTTGTTCCTTTTTTTATTGCGAACCAATCCGTAGCATTATGCAACATTCTATGCACTTGTTTTGGATTTGTGTTTGTCCATTCGCTTAAAATTATTGGTATTTTAGGCAGATCATCAATTCCCTTTCTAAACCTTGGATCAGTCGCTTTTTTATTCAAAATCATCGATCCATACATCCCGATTTGCTCTTGGAGTCCTGTATGACTATGATACCAATGGGTACCGTTTTGAATAATTGGAAATTTGTACAAATGAGTTGAGTGTGCTTTGATCGGCATTTGCGTTAAGTTTGGCACCCCATCATATTTATTCGGCAAAAATATTCCATGCCAATGCATTGAAGTTTCTTCATTCAGTTCATTATGAACATAAATTTCAGCTGTATCTCCTTCCGTGAATATTAATGTTGGCATTGGTATTTGACCGTTGACTGCTATAGCTCTTTTGTTTTTTCCTGTAAAATTGACTATGGTATCACGAATAAATAAATCATATCGGACGGTTCTCGGCGCAATAACTACGGCAGAATTAATTGGTGAATGAATGTTAACCATTTGAATACTGTCCTGAACCTTTTTAAGGCTAAGTTTTGATAATATTAAATCCTCTTCCAGAGGTTCCTTTTCCAATTTGACTTTATCGGTCAGTGGTATTTTTATTGTGTCCTTTACCATTGGTAAAGATTTAGGCGAATTAACTTTTGGTGTTGCTTTTGTTTTAATTTTTTTTGCCTTAATTTTCACTAAAGCCATGCCACATATTGGGCATGTACCAGGAGCATCATTATGAATTTTCGGATCCATAGTACAACTATAATAGGATCCATCAGCTAAGGATTTACCATTATTTTGGGCTGAAAGTGTGCATTCGCTGAATAAAAACATATGGAGAAAAAGTATTGTTATTGACAGCACTTTTTGATGAATAATTTTTTGAAAAGCCATCTTATACATTTCACTTTTTGTAAATTAAAATTTTTTTAATATTTCCAATTATAAAAATAAATTCCTATAATACAATATCAAAAATTTATTAAAACATCTTTCAATAAATCTTTGATATTGATTATAAATTAATATTCTAATCTTTTTAGGATTACAAATTTGTTCTTACTTCTTCTTAGTTAAATCCATGCCGCATTTAGTACACTTACTAGGCTTATCACTGGTGATTTCTGGGTGCATTGGACAACTGTAATCCATTGCTGCCATTTTTTTGGTGGTTTTAGTTTTTTTCATTTGCTTCATTTTGTCAGTGCACATTTTTCCACTCATATCCATACAATCTCCGTTCTTCATCACCATCTTTGATCCATCTTTCATCATGCATTCCCCATTTGTCATACATTTAGTTCCGTTTTTCATCACCATATCTTTTTCCATAGGCATCGTTTTACCGTCTTTCATGACCATCATCTTTCCATCTTTCATCATACAACAATCCTTCATCATTGAAGTGTTTTTCTTTTCTTGCGCATTAACACTTAATGAACTTACCGTTAAAAACAGTATAAGCAATGAAACTGTTCTTGTTAAACCAAATCTAAAATTTTTCATAGTATATTATATTTATTTTTCTTCAGTACCGCTGTTGACCGGTCTTCAGTTTCGCTGTTGCCCAATTTGTTTTTTTTATAGTTGCAAATTTCTCAATCTAAGTGCATTCCCAATTACTGAGACCGAACTAAAACTCATAGCTAATGCGGCAATCATTGGCGACAATAAAATTCCAAAAAATGGATACAATACGCCAGCAGCAATTGGAATACCTAAAACATTATAAAAAAATGCAAAGAATAAATTTTGCTTTATGTTTCTCATCACTGCATGACTTAAATTTTTAGCTTTGATTATGCCTTGTAAATCGCCTTTTACTAATGTGATTTTAGCACTTTCAATAGCCACATCGGTTCCTGTTCCCATAGCAATTCCAATGTCGGCTTGGGCTAATGCTGGAGCATCATTGATACCATCGCCTGCCATGGCTACAATTTTTCCTTCGGATTGTAATCGTTTTATTTCGTTTAATTTGTCTTCTGGTAAACAACTTGCTTTATAAGATGATAAGCTTAATTCATCGGCAACTGCTTTGGCTGTATTCGCATTGTCGCCAGTAAGCATCACTATTTCAACACCTTGACGCATGAGTTCCTTTATAGCTTCTTTGCTGGATATTTTTATTGCATCAGCTATCGATACAAAGCCTACTACAATGGCATCAACTGAAATATAAGATACCGTTTTTCCTAGTTTTTGCTCTTCAATAACATTGTTTTCTAAATCATCAGAAATAGTCGCTTGAACTTGTTCCATTAGCTTACTATTACCTAGAGCTACTTTTTTATCGATCACTGTTCCTGTAACTCCTTTTCCTGCAACAGCTTCAAAATCCTTGACTTCTATGAGAGAAATAGATTTAGTTTTAGCATAATTAACTACTGCTTGGGCTAATGGATGTTCGCTGTATTGATTCAAAGAAGCAATGTTTTTTAACAATGCATCTTCATCGTTGTTAGATGAATAAATTCTATCTACTGATGGTTTTCCTTCTGTTATTGTTCCTGTTTTGTCGGTTATTAAAACATTTACTTTGTTCATGTTTTCCAAAGCTTCGGCATTTTTTATCAATACTCCCGCT harbors:
- a CDS encoding GyrI-like domain-containing protein, whose protein sequence is MIFKFKWVFIIALIAFILYCIACMFSPKVINASADIKINCTKGFLFVTMTDTKEWPKWVSWSKEDPALKYTTGKLEISQGASFSFVGPKFGSGSVELNEAFKDSVLTALVINDQSPVNVKITFQIIPERKNSLYLYAKARSVEPIPFIKRALWFNANDNLKKLLANDLTSLKSYLEGMINTKFGIESTIFKKKRYFGIRSIIFNSNIPKFYAESYPKIYAKLDSLNIPFTGPPVGMIFDWEGSSNNVFIMAALPIEANIKAPLDFEVIDIPDIPCLKLEHFGMYNTLKKAHSKLDYIMSSSQFVLQQPIIEEYVTSPSQEPDTSKWLTNIFYLLNNQGSYSKGVEKKKTMEEMIQEEEAERREKLKALNK
- a CDS encoding M15 family metallopeptidase, whose translation is MKTLMWTNKTYFLGHFDPKMHPDFVQIDSMYCYRELYMLQEAYQAFVEMAKAALADSVHLKIISATRNFDYQKSLWENKWTGKTLVEQKKLTISHKNFFHRALKIMEYTAPPGFTRHHWGTDIDINAVEDEYFQSEEGNIVFDWLQKNAGRFGFCQTYTAKDHLRPKGYKEEKWHWSYAKIADQIWREQIAQFELRDINNFKGAESVKKTNFLHDFILSINTCH
- a CDS encoding thioredoxin family protein; this encodes MALTDSNPIPLHSVAPEFQLKNVVTDQWISLPKQNEFKATVIMFICNHCPYVIHVNPELIRLANDYIPKGVHFIAISSNDVTHYPDDSPELMLVQAKQLNYPFPYCYDESQEVARAYDAACTPDFYVFNAELKLAYHGRLDASRPGNDLPLNGADIRHALDALLLNEAPSEIQYPSMGCNIKWKK
- a CDS encoding HAD family phosphatase; this encodes MNHIKHLLFDFGNVLLNLDEHRTWQGLEEILDPKLCEDINEQVFFPFECGLISEDSFFNRLQRRSLQVLQGDVYVKIWNAMLLDLPEHRIHFLEKLKSDYNIYLLSNTNITHLRSVQHKIKRNYPTLDFEALFNKMYFSHDIHLRKPDPKIYEYVLQDASLQPHECLFIDDKIENIEAAQKLGINSYHHNYNDDIADIFEHIVAKFNG
- a CDS encoding RecX family transcriptional regulator; translated protein: MKKYCSYQERSHADVNKKLYELQLDAELRDEITYELIQQNFLNEERFARAIVRGKFRMNDWGKIKIKQQLKQHHIIDSLINVALTEINDEDYIQKIKMLIQKKYDALAHELPFKRFQKTILSLVQKGYEQPLVFQIAKNMNLDHGK
- a CDS encoding multicopper oxidase domain-containing protein, giving the protein MDPKIHNDAPGTCPICGMALVKIKAKKIKTKATPKVNSPKSLPMVKDTIKIPLTDKVKLEKEPLEEDLILSKLSLKKVQDSIQMVNIHSPINSAVVIAPRTVRYDLFIRDTIVNFTGKNKRAIAVNGQIPMPTLIFTEGDTAEIYVHNELNEETSMHWHGIFLPNKYDGVPNLTQMPIKAHSTHLYKFPIIQNGTHWYHSHTGLQEQIGMYGSMILNKKATDPRFRKGIDDLPKIPIILSEWTNTNPKQVHRMLHNATDWFAIKKGTTQSYSEAIHQGYFKTKVTNEWKRMNAMDVSDVYYEKFLINGKYSNQLSEYKVGDKVRLRISNGGASTYFWLTFGGGKITIVASDGNDVEPVEVDRLIIAVSETYDVIVTIPKDKVSYEFLFTAEDRTNSASLFLGSGEKQLSSPLPKLKYFEGMKMMNDMMRMNGELDDMGMEMSLNEMDMNVVMYPEITGKTENNGTHEMSDMKNDTKQKDTGTTSDIVTLNYTMLKSTIKTQLPKNVPVKEFYFQLSGNMNRYVWSLDNKVVSEADKILIRKGENIRLILYNGSMMRHPMHLHGHDFRLLNGQGVFAPLKNIIDIMPMETDTLEFNANVDGDWFFHCHILYHMMSGMGRVFTYENQEPNPEIPNPKLAQRKLFADDRKFHLMARMGLESNGTDGEAMIANTRWKLSTLWHLGLHARHGYESETMIGRYFGKMQWLYAYTGFDYHFKQMNPSENNIFGNDDTNLFGQKSDKNDRKTGVIGITYTLPMLFLADARIDLEGKFRLQLGREDIPISKRLRMNIMFNSDKEYMIGGRYILTKYFSLSSHYDSDMGIGIGCTLMY